The following are encoded in a window of uncultured Sphaerochaeta sp. genomic DNA:
- a CDS encoding YfcE family phosphodiesterase, translated as MSNILLLASDVHGSIEALSLLEQRGREHQVESILIAGDLCPSGHTHFQILLRNIPHLLLVRGNCDSSYDFSNEGIPLPPQKRCIEWQGRTIFMTHGDRIHSPFGQNLKDGDIFISGHTHTPKLQRGEDGIIWVNPGSTTYPRTPLGPTYALIDEESISIRSLTGDQPIAGLQYYFLPRADQ; from the coding sequence ATGTCCAATATTCTCTTGCTTGCCAGCGATGTACATGGCTCGATTGAGGCCCTCTCTCTTCTTGAGCAACGAGGACGAGAACATCAAGTGGAATCCATTCTTATCGCAGGTGATCTCTGTCCTTCAGGTCACACACATTTCCAAATACTCCTCAGGAATATCCCCCACCTACTTTTGGTAAGGGGCAACTGTGACAGCAGCTATGACTTCAGCAATGAAGGAATACCCCTACCTCCCCAGAAAAGATGCATCGAATGGCAGGGACGAACCATATTCATGACCCACGGGGATAGGATTCACTCCCCTTTTGGCCAGAATCTGAAAGATGGGGATATTTTTATCAGCGGTCATACCCACACGCCAAAACTCCAGAGGGGAGAAGATGGGATCATCTGGGTGAACCCTGGGTCAACAACCTACCCAAGAACACCCCTCGGCCCCACCTACGCATTAATAGATGAAGAAAGTATCAGTATACGCTCTCTCACTGGAGACCAACCAATAGCTGGTCTTCAATACTACTTTCTCCCCAGAGCCGACCAGTAA
- a CDS encoding alpha/beta hydrolase has protein sequence MATIRELSCSDGKRVMYRVWVPEGSQVEAVLLILHGMAEHSLRYDAFATFLNSKGIAVYAPDHRGHGETVKNDGETLGWFADREGWQRVVEDAYELTNVILAEYPSHSLFLLGHSMGSFLARSLMVKYSDLFDGVILMGTGASQGLLGKIGKMIARSHVSKHGSKYPDSQLDKMSFGAYNKKIPDAKTSFDWLSRDEEQVAKYIEDPLCGFVCTSGFFADLLDGVEIANDAEKAKKIPSDLSLLIISGSEDPVGGFSKGVRKVYELYRNCSISDITLNLVEGARHELLQETNRDQTTQYLYSWMKQRL, from the coding sequence ATGGCTACCATCCGTGAGCTGTCTTGCAGCGATGGGAAACGCGTAATGTATCGCGTATGGGTTCCAGAGGGGTCACAGGTTGAGGCTGTTCTTCTCATTCTGCATGGTATGGCTGAGCATAGCCTCCGATATGATGCATTTGCTACATTTCTAAATTCTAAGGGTATTGCTGTCTATGCTCCTGATCATCGTGGTCATGGAGAGACTGTTAAAAATGATGGGGAGACCCTTGGTTGGTTTGCCGATCGAGAGGGTTGGCAGCGAGTGGTGGAAGATGCCTATGAGTTGACAAATGTTATTCTTGCCGAGTATCCCAGTCATAGTCTGTTCTTGCTTGGACATAGCATGGGCTCTTTCCTGGCAAGAAGTCTGATGGTGAAATACTCTGACCTTTTTGATGGTGTCATACTTATGGGAACCGGTGCTTCCCAAGGATTGCTTGGGAAAATTGGCAAGATGATTGCTCGCAGTCACGTCAGTAAACATGGTTCAAAATATCCCGATTCGCAATTGGATAAGATGAGCTTCGGCGCATACAACAAGAAGATACCGGATGCAAAGACCTCATTCGATTGGCTGAGTAGGGATGAAGAACAAGTAGCGAAGTATATCGAGGATCCCTTGTGTGGCTTTGTCTGTACCTCGGGTTTCTTTGCTGACCTATTGGATGGGGTGGAGATCGCCAATGATGCTGAGAAGGCGAAAAAGATTCCCTCGGATCTCTCTCTTTTAATCATCAGTGGGAGTGAGGATCCTGTAGGAGGGTTCTCCAAGGGAGTACGGAAGGTATATGAGCTTTACCGTAATTGTAGCATCTCTGACATCACCTTGAATCTGGTTGAGGGTGCGCGGCATGAATTATTGCAGGAAACCAATAGGGATCAGACGACACAATACCTCTATTCCTGGATGAAGCAGAGGCTGTAA
- a CDS encoding YihY/virulence factor BrkB family protein, producing MSYKSIVQQNLKRLSTFFSAVFRQAMKDNFLNSASGLVYSTLLAIVPAATFLFTFFNAFGVMEPLVNFLSQWFTELAGEEAGGQLMILLTQYTRNATSLGVVGLISFLITMVLLINKVWIVINRIYRSSRSRNALKRFAGYISFLIVATLLLAAYVSAQSILTSWYLNLIGVTLGRWSVAVEAIAPSFIVALVIFLLIYLVPNTRVRFDSAILGSIAGLLVINVFSKLTSLLTSMASRFSVIYGSFAAIFLFLFFCYVFWATVFFSVELAYVHQFRPDVSSFRGLPQSPALQLSEGTNIMMLIGSNFREGKGATSTKELLDRLAIPYNRLQGFLGLLTQLEFITPTNSSQTSYIPKQPLDTLRLQDLVKGLYGMETIDEVEHDTAGEAVAEQVQDRGVAALGNLTIEQLLQRI from the coding sequence ATGTCCTATAAAAGTATCGTTCAGCAGAATCTTAAACGGCTGAGTACCTTTTTCTCAGCCGTGTTTAGACAGGCTATGAAAGATAATTTTCTCAACTCTGCTTCGGGGTTGGTCTACTCCACGCTCTTGGCCATTGTACCTGCTGCAACCTTCCTCTTCACCTTCTTCAATGCTTTTGGTGTCATGGAACCGTTGGTGAATTTTCTCTCCCAGTGGTTTACGGAACTGGCAGGAGAGGAGGCTGGTGGACAGTTGATGATTCTCCTGACCCAGTACACCCGTAATGCGACCAGTTTGGGAGTCGTTGGTCTCATATCCTTCCTGATCACCATGGTTCTCTTGATCAATAAGGTATGGATTGTGATCAACCGGATATACCGCTCAAGCAGAAGTCGAAATGCGCTGAAACGATTTGCAGGCTACATTTCATTCTTGATTGTAGCAACCTTGTTGCTTGCAGCATATGTAAGCGCTCAATCCATTCTCACTTCCTGGTACCTCAATCTGATTGGGGTAACCCTGGGTAGGTGGTCTGTTGCAGTCGAAGCCATAGCCCCGAGTTTTATCGTGGCCTTGGTTATTTTCCTGCTCATATACCTTGTTCCCAATACAAGGGTTCGTTTCGATTCAGCAATTCTTGGGAGCATTGCAGGGTTGTTGGTGATTAATGTATTCAGCAAGCTGACCTCACTGTTGACATCAATGGCGAGCAGGTTCTCAGTCATCTATGGATCATTTGCAGCCATCTTCCTGTTCTTGTTCTTCTGTTATGTTTTTTGGGCAACAGTCTTCTTCAGTGTGGAGCTTGCCTATGTGCATCAGTTCAGGCCAGATGTTTCCAGTTTTCGTGGGCTGCCCCAAAGTCCGGCACTGCAGTTATCTGAAGGAACCAACATCATGATGCTTATCGGGAGCAATTTTCGTGAAGGGAAGGGTGCTACCTCCACCAAGGAGTTGCTCGACCGCCTCGCAATCCCATACAATCGGTTGCAGGGATTCCTTGGACTCCTGACGCAACTAGAGTTCATCACCCCCACCAACAGCAGTCAAACCAGCTATATACCCAAGCAACCGCTTGATACCCTTCGTCTCCAGGACTTGGTAAAAGGGCTGTATGGTATGGAAACCATCGATGAGGTTGAGCACGATACTGCCGGTGAGGCGGTAGCTGAGCAGGTCCAGGATAGGGGCGTTGCTGCGTTGGGGAATCTTACGATTGAACAACTGTTGCAAAGAATCTAG
- a CDS encoding DUF4382 domain-containing protein has protein sequence MKTLLRRSFFITFGIVLISIVLLGCSFASEETGTLKLSLTDAPIADSAAVEGVYITISSIWYNQNDVWIEDTNFEGPQTFNLLDLTGGTVAALSNTEITAGEVTQIRFMLNVEEEGTAGEGTPGSYIVLDSTGTADGTETNDVIHELFVPSGAQTGYKATGSFTIPANGEVEITADFDVRKSVVKRGVKDEYILKPTIRLVVNNQAGTIAGSFAEGTSTYPSFIIFAYEDGEYAASEAAEVTGDEIQFEHAISSASVDLTEGSYTIPFLAKGTYDLIIVGVDEEGVYTVIDETTYSDVVVESELTTDQNINL, from the coding sequence ATGAAAACTCTACTGCGCCGTTCTTTCTTTATCACGTTTGGAATCGTTCTAATCTCGATAGTCTTGTTGGGTTGCTCATTCGCAAGCGAAGAAACAGGGACCCTTAAACTCAGTCTCACTGATGCACCAATAGCTGATTCAGCAGCGGTTGAGGGAGTGTATATCACCATCTCTTCCATCTGGTACAACCAGAATGATGTCTGGATTGAGGACACCAATTTTGAAGGTCCTCAAACGTTCAACCTATTGGACCTTACAGGAGGCACAGTGGCCGCGTTATCCAATACAGAGATCACAGCTGGTGAGGTAACACAAATCCGTTTCATGTTGAATGTAGAAGAAGAGGGTACTGCTGGGGAGGGGACCCCAGGAAGCTATATTGTACTTGATAGCACTGGTACTGCTGATGGAACCGAAACCAATGACGTCATCCATGAGCTGTTTGTTCCCAGTGGAGCACAGACTGGATACAAGGCTACAGGAAGCTTTACCATCCCCGCAAACGGAGAGGTTGAGATTACCGCTGACTTTGATGTACGCAAGTCAGTGGTTAAACGGGGGGTGAAGGATGAATACATTCTTAAACCCACCATTCGACTGGTTGTGAATAATCAAGCTGGGACAATAGCTGGAAGTTTCGCAGAAGGCACATCTACCTATCCATCTTTCATCATCTTTGCCTATGAGGATGGGGAGTATGCTGCTAGCGAAGCAGCGGAGGTAACAGGGGATGAAATCCAGTTTGAGCATGCCATCAGCAGTGCATCTGTAGATCTCACGGAAGGTAGTTATACCATTCCATTCCTGGCAAAAGGAACCTACGATCTGATCATTGTCGGTGTTGATGAAGAAGGAGTATATACGGTTATTGATGAAACTACCTACAGCGATGTTGTAGTGGAGTCAGAATTGACGACAGATCAGAATATAAATCTCTAA
- the ribD gene encoding bifunctional diaminohydroxyphosphoribosylaminopyrimidine deaminase/5-amino-6-(5-phosphoribosylamino)uracil reductase RibD, giving the protein MESDLQYMTRALEIAELGSGATRPNPLVGAVLVKQGKIIGEGYHQAYGGPHAEIHALRAAGMEAEGSTLYVTLEPCAHHGKTPPCAEAIAKANIKKVVCAIADPNPLVRGKGIAYLQEQGIETSCGLSAEQARKQNEIFLHFITTKTPFVLLKTAMSLDGKIATKTGESRWITSGESRSYVHRLRNRYAAIMVGIGTVLADDPVLTTRLQGKTGRNPLRIVMDSRARTPLNSRLIKTIDEAPVMIVTSEKALPEQEEALRSAGAEVLKIPGEDQSKRIKEVVKILGERGVDSLLVEGGGTLANSFIQAQAVQKYLAFIAPLVIGGRDARTPIEGEGISSLSDAAQLTITAVEHLGPDILIEAYPVRSTTCLQD; this is encoded by the coding sequence ATGGAAAGCGATTTACAATACATGACTCGGGCTCTTGAGATTGCCGAACTGGGTAGCGGTGCGACACGCCCAAATCCTTTGGTCGGAGCAGTCCTGGTAAAGCAAGGGAAGATCATCGGGGAAGGATACCATCAAGCGTATGGAGGTCCCCATGCTGAGATACATGCACTTCGTGCAGCAGGAATGGAAGCTGAGGGTAGTACCCTCTATGTGACGCTTGAACCATGCGCTCATCATGGGAAGACCCCTCCCTGTGCTGAAGCTATCGCCAAGGCAAATATCAAAAAGGTTGTTTGTGCCATTGCTGATCCCAATCCATTGGTGCGGGGAAAAGGCATTGCCTACCTACAGGAACAAGGCATTGAGACCTCTTGCGGGCTCTCAGCTGAACAAGCGAGAAAGCAGAATGAGATATTTCTTCATTTCATCACGACAAAAACTCCCTTTGTATTACTGAAAACAGCGATGAGTCTTGATGGCAAGATTGCTACCAAGACAGGAGAGAGCCGATGGATCACCTCTGGGGAGTCGCGTTCGTATGTGCATCGATTAAGAAACAGGTATGCAGCAATTATGGTTGGGATCGGTACCGTTTTGGCGGACGATCCTGTTCTGACCACGCGGCTGCAGGGGAAGACTGGTCGCAATCCTTTACGGATTGTGATGGACAGTCGCGCACGAACACCACTCAATTCCCGTTTGATTAAAACAATAGATGAAGCTCCGGTGATGATTGTTACCTCTGAGAAGGCACTTCCCGAACAGGAGGAAGCGTTACGTAGCGCCGGTGCTGAAGTGTTGAAAATACCTGGAGAAGATCAGTCCAAGCGTATCAAGGAAGTAGTGAAGATACTAGGAGAAAGGGGAGTCGATAGCCTGCTTGTTGAGGGAGGCGGAACATTGGCCAATTCCTTCATCCAAGCACAAGCGGTTCAGAAATACTTGGCATTCATAGCTCCACTGGTCATTGGAGGAAGGGATGCCAGAACCCCTATAGAGGGCGAAGGTATATCCTCACTCTCTGATGCGGCTCAACTGACCATCACTGCTGTTGAACACCTTGGCCCAGACATTCTCATTGAAGCGTATCCCGTGAGGAGTACAACATGTTTACAGGACTGA
- a CDS encoding riboflavin synthase — MFTGLIEELGSVVALQGKSLKIRCNHVQDDLDLGDSIAVNGVCLTIINYSPQSIDAEVMPVTLETTNLGVLRPGASVNLERAMRLGDRLGGHLVSGHVDGTASIVKLQQKQDARLVTMQIPKELLSFVIPKGSIAVDGISLTVAQLAGNQVTVSLVGHTQKHTTLTGKRVGDIVNIECDQIGKYVNQLLGTQYADKTEGSLNLGFLQKQGFFR; from the coding sequence ATGTTTACAGGACTGATAGAAGAATTGGGCTCTGTCGTTGCCCTACAAGGCAAATCCCTGAAAATCCGGTGTAACCATGTGCAAGATGACCTTGATCTTGGAGACAGCATTGCGGTAAATGGCGTATGCCTGACCATTATCAACTATTCTCCGCAAAGTATAGATGCAGAGGTAATGCCTGTTACCTTGGAGACAACCAACCTGGGAGTTCTCAGGCCGGGAGCTTCGGTCAATCTTGAACGAGCAATGCGGCTCGGGGACAGGCTGGGAGGCCATCTCGTCTCCGGTCATGTGGATGGCACAGCAAGCATCGTGAAGTTGCAACAAAAACAAGATGCTCGATTGGTAACCATGCAAATCCCGAAAGAACTTCTTTCTTTTGTGATCCCGAAAGGTTCCATTGCAGTGGATGGTATCAGTCTCACCGTAGCACAACTGGCAGGGAATCAGGTAACGGTTTCCCTGGTCGGACATACCCAAAAGCATACAACACTTACAGGAAAACGAGTCGGGGATATCGTCAATATTGAATGTGACCAGATAGGGAAATATGTAAACCAACTATTGGGTACCCAGTATGCAGACAAAACTGAAGGTTCGCTGAACCTAGGGTTTTTACAGAAGCAAGGATTTTTCCGTTAA
- a CDS encoding bifunctional 3,4-dihydroxy-2-butanone-4-phosphate synthase/GTP cyclohydrolase II, with amino-acid sequence MEFSTVEEALASIRRGKMVVVVDDQNREHEGDLIAAAEFATPEIINFMVTHGKGLVCVPLDSTITNRLHLIPMTERNRDPMGTAFTLSVDHMTTTTGISAAERALSIKQLADPGSTSADFRVPGHVFPLIAADGGVLTRPGHTEAAVDLARFAGLQPAAVICEILKDDGSMARTEDLQVFAKNRELPIITVAQLIAWRREDKEYVVRDSEVTLPTKYGMLKAYTYYQFPSGQHHMALVMGDHKQVSETPSVLVRMHSECLTGDVFHSLRCDCGEQLEKSMKMIAEEGVGILMYLRQEGRGIGLPNKMRAYHLQEQGHDTVDANLALGFAADEREYSVGADMLKDLGVSKIRLLTNNPQKKAELEEWGITVTERVPVIISPNASNRSYLDTKAQRMGHVFS; translated from the coding sequence ATGGAATTTTCGACAGTTGAAGAAGCATTGGCTTCTATTCGAAGAGGGAAGATGGTCGTGGTTGTTGATGACCAGAACAGGGAACATGAGGGAGACCTTATTGCTGCCGCTGAGTTTGCAACTCCTGAGATCATAAACTTTATGGTGACCCATGGGAAAGGACTGGTTTGTGTCCCCTTGGATTCAACCATCACGAACCGTCTCCATCTGATACCGATGACAGAGCGGAACAGGGACCCAATGGGAACAGCTTTTACCCTTTCTGTTGATCATATGACTACTACCACAGGGATCAGTGCTGCTGAGCGTGCATTGAGTATCAAACAATTGGCAGACCCAGGGTCAACCTCAGCAGATTTCCGCGTGCCAGGGCATGTGTTCCCTCTCATTGCAGCAGATGGAGGAGTCCTCACAAGACCTGGGCATACAGAAGCTGCGGTAGATTTGGCACGTTTTGCAGGTCTGCAGCCTGCAGCGGTTATCTGTGAGATCCTGAAGGATGACGGGTCGATGGCAAGAACTGAGGATTTGCAGGTATTTGCCAAGAATCGTGAGCTTCCCATCATCACCGTTGCCCAGTTGATTGCGTGGAGGAGAGAAGATAAGGAGTATGTGGTAAGAGATTCAGAGGTAACACTGCCTACTAAGTATGGGATGTTAAAGGCCTATACCTATTATCAATTCCCTTCAGGTCAGCACCACATGGCCCTGGTCATGGGTGATCATAAACAGGTATCTGAAACACCTTCTGTGTTGGTCAGGATGCATTCAGAGTGTTTGACAGGGGATGTCTTTCACTCATTGCGTTGTGATTGTGGGGAGCAACTGGAGAAATCCATGAAAATGATTGCAGAAGAAGGGGTTGGTATACTCATGTATCTTCGTCAGGAAGGAAGAGGTATCGGCTTGCCGAATAAGATGAGAGCATACCATCTACAGGAACAAGGACATGATACCGTAGATGCAAATCTAGCACTGGGCTTTGCCGCTGATGAGCGTGAGTATTCTGTGGGTGCTGATATGCTGAAAGATCTGGGAGTAAGCAAGATTCGCTTGCTTACCAACAACCCCCAGAAGAAGGCTGAGTTGGAGGAATGGGGAATTACTGTTACTGAGCGGGTCCCTGTAATTATTTCCCCCAATGCATCAAACAGGAGCTATCTGGATACGAAAGCACAGCGTATGGGACATGTTTTTTCATAA
- the ribE gene encoding 6,7-dimethyl-8-ribityllumazine synthase yields MNERIVFSGNLVAEGKKFGIVAARFNDFITSRLVDGAHDALSRHGVNEHDVDIAWCPGAFEIPLVAKRMLMTEKYDAIICLGCVIRGSTPHFDYVANEVSKGIGKISLDFAKPVIFGVLTTDTIEQAIERAGTKAGNKGFDAATSAIEMVNLLDTL; encoded by the coding sequence ATGAACGAACGAATAGTATTTTCAGGAAATCTGGTTGCAGAAGGGAAAAAGTTTGGAATCGTAGCAGCTCGGTTCAATGATTTCATCACCTCCAGGCTGGTTGATGGTGCTCATGATGCACTTTCCCGTCATGGGGTTAACGAGCATGATGTCGATATTGCCTGGTGTCCTGGAGCCTTTGAGATTCCCTTGGTGGCTAAAAGAATGCTTATGACGGAGAAGTATGATGCAATCATCTGCCTTGGATGTGTAATTCGTGGAAGTACGCCCCATTTTGATTATGTTGCAAATGAGGTTTCCAAGGGGATTGGAAAAATCTCATTGGACTTTGCTAAACCCGTAATATTCGGGGTCCTGACCACAGATACCATAGAGCAAGCCATAGAGCGAGCAGGGACAAAAGCCGGGAATAAGGGCTTTGATGCAGCAACCTCAGCGATTGAGATGGTAAACCTTCTCGATACGCTGTAG
- a CDS encoding Crp/Fnr family transcriptional regulator — translation MNIYEVIHHSHLFKQIGAQELPHLLGCLKSRTSNFPKDYTIIDEGDFTDEMGIVLQGSVNIVRHDFWGNRTVVTNIGAGDTFAETVAFTQSPSEVAAITSQPTTILFLNINKIVTTCSMNCMYHHMLIENLVKLLSYKNLQLMKKINHITKRTTREKLLSYLSAESKRQGNKKTFTIPFDRQHLADYLCVERSAMSSELSKMRSEGLVDYHKSTFTLLEENRL, via the coding sequence ATGAACATCTACGAGGTAATACATCATTCTCATCTCTTCAAACAGATAGGAGCACAGGAACTGCCCCACTTGCTTGGCTGCTTGAAAAGCAGGACCAGCAATTTCCCCAAGGACTACACCATCATTGATGAAGGGGATTTCACCGATGAAATGGGAATCGTACTGCAAGGATCAGTGAATATCGTCCGTCACGATTTCTGGGGAAACAGAACAGTTGTCACCAATATTGGGGCGGGGGATACCTTTGCAGAGACGGTTGCCTTTACCCAGTCCCCCAGTGAGGTTGCTGCCATCACATCTCAGCCCACCACCATACTGTTCCTGAACATCAATAAGATTGTAACCACCTGCAGTATGAATTGTATGTATCATCATATGCTGATCGAGAACCTAGTGAAGTTACTCAGTTATAAAAACCTGCAATTGATGAAAAAAATCAATCATATCACGAAGCGGACTACACGGGAGAAATTACTCTCCTACCTATCTGCTGAATCGAAGCGGCAGGGAAACAAGAAGACATTCACCATTCCTTTTGACCGGCAACATCTTGCTGATTATCTTTGTGTGGAGAGAAGCGCCATGTCCAGTGAACTCTCAAAGATGCGTAGTGAAGGTTTGGTGGATTATCATAAGAGCACATTCACCCTGCTTGAGGAGAACCGATTATGA
- a CDS encoding 4Fe-4S binding protein, with protein sequence MITIDEELCNGCGLCVSACQEGAIGLVNGKAVLLREDYCDGLGNCLPVCPTGAITFEEREAPAFDHEAVEKFMEADKPVFSCPGSQIKVMKQEEKEEPVSQNTNAAPQQSQLRQWPVQIKLAAPNAGFFNNADLLIAADCAAYAYGDFHNTFIKNRVTLIGCPKLDAGDYAEKLTEIFTNHDIRSVTVARMEVPCCGGLDGAVKRAITASGKIIPLAVVTLSTEGEILR encoded by the coding sequence ATGATAACTATAGATGAAGAGCTTTGTAATGGGTGTGGTTTGTGCGTGAGTGCATGCCAAGAGGGAGCAATTGGTCTGGTAAACGGAAAAGCGGTACTTCTTAGGGAAGATTACTGTGACGGGTTGGGCAATTGCCTACCAGTCTGCCCAACTGGAGCAATCACCTTCGAAGAGCGAGAGGCTCCTGCATTTGACCACGAGGCGGTGGAGAAGTTCATGGAAGCGGATAAGCCGGTATTCAGCTGCCCTGGAAGCCAGATCAAGGTGATGAAGCAGGAAGAAAAGGAAGAACCTGTCTCACAAAATACGAATGCTGCACCCCAACAGAGCCAGCTCCGTCAATGGCCGGTACAGATCAAGCTGGCTGCCCCGAATGCTGGGTTCTTCAACAATGCTGACCTGCTTATTGCCGCTGACTGTGCAGCCTACGCCTATGGTGATTTCCACAACACGTTCATCAAGAACAGGGTCACCCTCATTGGCTGCCCCAAGCTCGATGCAGGTGACTATGCAGAGAAACTTACCGAAATCTTTACCAATCATGATATCAGGAGCGTTACTGTTGCAAGGATGGAAGTGCCTTGCTGTGGAGGGCTCGATGGTGCAGTGAAGCGTGCTATCACAGCCAGCGGGAAGATTATCCCCCTTGCCGTGGTAACACTCTCCACAGAAGGGGAAATTCTCCGCTAG
- a CDS encoding outer membrane lipoprotein-sorting protein translates to MSKRIIMVLLGLTILLLPVSLFAITAEEIVREMDAQATFETSYSTGSIKTTDRFGTKESTFKAWSRGTTDSLIEFTSIAERGQKILRTKGSLYLFYPDAEELIRLQGAALRQSVLGSDLSYEDMTEEKTTLDDYTVTLDGSETINGRDCHILTLTAKTRQVAYPVQKIWVDKETFLTWKGEYSTSHGRLLKEMEVLDTLVVDGRTLPKETRIEDAMKSNSATWMTLETLEVDIALDRNLFTLENLTW, encoded by the coding sequence ATGTCTAAACGTATTATCATGGTCCTGCTTGGACTCACCATACTCTTGCTTCCTGTTTCCCTGTTCGCAATCACAGCCGAGGAGATTGTCAGGGAGATGGATGCACAAGCCACCTTTGAAACCTCCTACTCCACCGGATCAATTAAAACGACAGATCGGTTTGGAACAAAGGAGAGTACCTTCAAGGCTTGGTCACGAGGCACAACCGATTCGCTTATTGAATTCACTAGTATTGCTGAACGGGGACAGAAGATACTCAGAACCAAGGGAAGCCTCTATCTTTTCTACCCTGATGCCGAGGAGTTGATCAGGCTGCAAGGCGCAGCACTAAGACAATCAGTACTTGGCAGCGATCTCTCCTATGAGGATATGACGGAAGAGAAAACCACCCTTGATGACTATACTGTGACACTTGATGGCAGTGAGACCATCAATGGAAGGGATTGCCATATTCTGACCCTAACGGCTAAGACAAGGCAGGTTGCCTACCCTGTCCAGAAGATCTGGGTGGACAAGGAGACCTTCCTGACGTGGAAAGGTGAGTACTCCACCAGTCACGGTCGCCTGCTCAAGGAGATGGAAGTACTCGATACCCTGGTGGTAGATGGAAGAACCCTCCCAAAAGAAACCCGTATCGAGGATGCGATGAAGAGTAACAGTGCAACCTGGATGACCCTCGAAACCTTGGAAGTAGACATCGCACTCGATAGAAACCTATTCACCTTGGAGAATCTGACATGGTAA
- a CDS encoding ABC transporter permease — protein sequence MTIKLPAVAFRNVFRNLRRSILSAVAIAVSAMAIMALLALLETMETDMATNLTSYYTGEVRIRHADFEKYERYNPLHLSLDTEKVISVASAVEGVEAATPRINFPANLYIDEKNNGAMGVGVDFNTEQAFIDFPAIVDEGRIPESGANELLMGKFLAHDLGLALGDKVTMLTSTALRGSNAMTFTIVGIAAFPVGGLSAKTVYVPIDRAQYLLRMDGHTQEILLLTENGYKERDVANAVETALQKQLSLKTETRAWKDLNMMYTFLSIAKFIYYVMGAIFFVLGSTVIINTTMMVIYERVREIGTLGALGMQGKELTRLFLLEGTFISIAGSTIGTLVGVLIVFILSKTGINFTEAMSGVDMEISSILFPRVNWFTALFVWIYAIIISSLSTLIPSRKASKIEIVEALRYV from the coding sequence ATGACGATAAAATTACCAGCTGTAGCTTTTCGCAATGTGTTCAGAAATCTCCGTCGCTCCATCCTCTCTGCTGTAGCAATTGCTGTCTCAGCAATGGCAATCATGGCACTGTTGGCCTTGCTTGAAACCATGGAAACAGATATGGCGACCAACCTAACCAGCTATTACACCGGAGAGGTAAGGATCAGACATGCAGATTTTGAGAAGTATGAACGATACAACCCTCTGCATCTAAGCTTGGACACCGAGAAAGTGATCTCTGTTGCCTCTGCTGTCGAGGGAGTGGAGGCGGCTACGCCGCGGATCAACTTTCCTGCAAACCTGTATATTGACGAGAAAAACAATGGAGCCATGGGAGTTGGTGTTGACTTCAACACGGAGCAGGCCTTCATTGACTTCCCAGCCATCGTGGACGAAGGGAGAATCCCTGAATCCGGAGCCAATGAGCTCTTGATGGGAAAATTCCTTGCCCATGACCTTGGTCTCGCATTGGGGGACAAGGTGACCATGCTCACATCCACTGCACTGAGAGGTTCCAATGCCATGACATTTACCATTGTTGGTATTGCAGCCTTCCCAGTGGGAGGCCTGAGTGCCAAGACGGTGTATGTTCCCATTGATCGAGCCCAATACCTCCTGAGGATGGATGGCCATACCCAGGAAATACTGCTTCTCACCGAGAATGGATACAAAGAAAGAGATGTAGCCAATGCAGTGGAAACGGCCCTTCAGAAACAACTTTCCCTTAAGACTGAAACACGGGCATGGAAGGATCTGAATATGATGTATACATTCCTCTCCATTGCCAAGTTCATCTATTACGTGATGGGAGCCATCTTCTTTGTTCTGGGAAGTACGGTCATCATCAATACCACCATGATGGTTATCTATGAGAGAGTTCGTGAGATTGGAACCTTGGGTGCCCTGGGAATGCAGGGGAAGGAGCTCACCAGGCTTTTCCTCTTGGAAGGTACCTTCATCAGCATCGCCGGTTCTACGATCGGTACACTCGTTGGAGTCTTGATCGTCTTCATACTCAGTAAGACTGGAATCAATTTCACTGAGGCGATGAGTGGTGTCGATATGGAGATATCCTCCATTCTCTTCCCTCGGGTCAACTGGTTCACCGCTCTCTTTGTATGGATCTACGCGATCATCATCTCATCGCTCTCTACGCTCATTCCATCCAGAAAAGCTTCAAAAATAGAAATTGTGGAGGCACTACGCTATGTCTAA